A region of the Leopardus geoffroyi isolate Oge1 chromosome C2, O.geoffroyi_Oge1_pat1.0, whole genome shotgun sequence genome:
ATTAGGCAGTTCTTCAGTCATCATGGGTATCCGAGGACTAATGAGTTTTGTAGAAGATCATAGTAATGAGTTCTTCACTGATTTGAAGGTGCGGGACACAAAAATTGTCATTGACGGCTATGCTCTCTTCCACCGGCTTTGCTTCAACTCAAACTTGGAACTTCGATATGGAGGGGACTATGACTCTTTTGCAGATGTTGTACAAAAATTCTTTGAATCACTGTTTGCTTGTAATATCTGTCCATATGTTGTGTTAGACGGAGGATGTGACATTTCAGATAAAAAGCTTAAAACTTTAAAGGATCGAGCCAGAGAGAAGATCCAGATGGCTCATTCCCTTTCTGTTGGTGGGGGTGGGTATGTGTGTCCCTTACTCATCCGGGAAGTGTTCATACAGGTTTTAATCAAACTACAGGTGTGTTTTGTCCAGTGCTTTTCAGAAGCAGATCGGGACATTATGACACTGGCTAATCATTGGAATTGCCCTGTGTTATCGTCAGATAGTGACTTTTGCATTTTTGACCTAAAAACTGGGTTTTGCCCACTGAATAGCTTTCAGTGGAGAAATGTGAGCACTATCAAAGGCACAGAAGACTGCTATATCCCTGCCAAATGCTTTTCCATTGATGCACTCTGCCGTCACTTCAGCAATATGAATAAAGCTCTCTTACCTCTCTTTGCGGTGCTATGTGGAAATGATCATATCAATCTACCCATCATGGACACATTCTTAAGTAAAGTCCGTCTGCCTCTTGGAGCTACCAGTTCAAAGGGGAGGAGACACCACCGAGTTTTGGGACTTCTGAATTGGTTATCTCATTTTGCCAACCCTACCGAAGCACTAGATAACGTTCTGAAATATCTCCCAAAAAAGGATCGAGAAAATGTGAAGGAAATTCTCTGCTGTTCCATGGAAGAATACCAGCAATCCCAGGTGAAGTTGCAGGACTTCTTCCAGTATGGTACTTATGCCTGTCCTGCCGCCTTGAATCTGGATTTACCAGAATGGGTATTAGTGGCATTGGCCAAAGGCCAGCTATCTCCTTTCATCAGCGACGCTTTGGTGCTAAGACGGACCATTCTTCACACACAGGTGGAAAATATGCAGCAACCAAATGCCCACAGAATATCTCTGCCCATCCGTCAAATCATCTATGGGCTTCTTTTGAATGCTTCCCCACATCTGGAAAATGTGTCCTGGAATGCGTTGCCTTCTCAGCCTCCAGCTTTCAGCGAAGTGGAAAggattaataaaaatatcaagacaTCAATTGTTAATGCAGTAGAACTGCCCAAGGATTATTCTGACTTAAGCAAATTGACTGAGGTAAGCGTTTGTAACACTAATGTCATTTTTGTAAAGTACTTCACGGGTTAAAACGTGCTTTCATGTATACTATCTCTCGTAATGTAACCAAATGAGGTTGGTTgctactccccccgccccccccccccattcgtAGCTGAGAAAGCTAGGACTCAAAATAGGTGTGTGATACCTCAGCCAGAGAGGTGCAGTGCTAGGACCCAGTCGTAGGTCTTTTAGCTCCCAATCTGCCATTTCCACTCTACTTCAGTAGTCTTTGTTATCTGTGCAGTTATTACTACTACTCTGTTGACACTAGCTATTCATAAATTGGGGGtgtgtgcctttaaaaaaaaaaaaggcaaaggaaaaaattctGAGCTACAAAAACAGTGTGCGTTGGTAGGCATTTGTCATAGGCGTAGCTGATATCTTAGACTGCATCAGGTTTCAACTAATAAGATTAATATGCTTGggtcttaatttttcatttttatctatgAGGACCTGTTTTTTTAGGCATTAGGTTTATGGCCTCATGATTATTAGTTTGATACTGAAAACAGGATTCTTTGCCTAATTCAGTGTTGTTTAAACCTGAGTAACACTCAGACCAACCCCCttttgaaggttaaaaaaaaaattgtggatcCAAgcgtttatttttttgtttacataaatatattgaaaattgCAAGTATATATGGAACTGCTTAGGCTAACACAATTAAATGTACAGATTAAATGCAGATAAATTTATACCAACTGCAGGGCCTATTtggagttttttcttttgttttcgtttgttttttgagagagagagcgcgagcagaaagaggggcagagggagagagagaattccaagcaggctccatgttcaatgcagagcctgacatggggctcgatcccatgatcctggggtcattgacctgagctgaaatcaaaagttgggcgctcaactgactgaaccattcaggcacccctattggGAGTTTTCTTACAACTAATATTCCGATTCATGAGACTGTCACAGACCACTCCTGGTACCAGTCTACTCAAGGATATAGGATAGCAACCATTGCTTCCCAGCAGGTTTGAATGAAGCTTTTCTTTCCTGTGGGAGTTTTTTGGAACAGTCTACACCACTGGTTCTCCGCTGGGGGTGATTTTGTCCCCTTAccctgcccccccttccccagggggcatttggcaatatctggagacactTTTGATTATCACTGCCTAGGTggttggagggggggagggtgttgCTACTGGCCTCTAGTGGGAGAGGCCAAGAATGCTGCTAAATATCTTAAAATGCACAAGACAGCTGCCCATAaggaattatccagcccaaaatgtcagtaatgCCAATCCCTGGCCTACAGTGCTGAACAGAGAATAACCTCTCTAGTCTCCCCATTAGTACCAGCTCAGGCAGGAGGAAATGACATCCATATTAGCTGGGTACCAGAGCCTCCTTGGCAATGGGGAATGACTACTAAGGggaacagggtttctttttggggtgccaaaatgttctggaattagtgatggttgcacaagcttataaatatactaaaatcaCCTTGAAAGGGTGAATGTTacaatatgtgaattatatctcacttaaagaaagaaaaagtctcacTGGCCTCCTTTCCCCACTCCTTTCTTCTAACAATTTCATAAACACAGTTTCTGAGCTATGCCCCTCAAGGGCCGTGCCTAATTACAAGTCACTGCACTCAGGGAAGCCCCATGATATGATGTCCCCATCTGGTGTTTATGGTTCATTTATAGTTCAAATCTAGATGCAGTTTTACAAGAGTCCTTTTTACCATGCTAAGTAACACAGCTAACTTTATCACATTTCTAGGGTTTCAGAACTAGAAAGTTGAGCATAAGTCAAATTCCAAACAGAAGGGATTTGTTAAAACTTTACCCAcagcaataaaattgaaattagcAGAATTCTAAAGGGTGACGTTTGTTGCAGTTACATTTCTCCTCACAACATAAATGGTGCTGTGGAGagtttttctaaaactttttatgGCTCTATTGAAAAACGATGTACAGTGAAGGGCCCATGTTTAAAGTGTGCACTTTGATGAGTTTGATGTATGTTTACGTCTGTGAATCCATCCTTGCAATTAAAATAACGAACGTATGCATCACTCC
Encoded here:
- the ASTE1 gene encoding protein asteroid homolog 1, with product MGIRGLMSFVEDHSNEFFTDLKVRDTKIVIDGYALFHRLCFNSNLELRYGGDYDSFADVVQKFFESLFACNICPYVVLDGGCDISDKKLKTLKDRAREKIQMAHSLSVGGGGYVCPLLIREVFIQVLIKLQVCFVQCFSEADRDIMTLANHWNCPVLSSDSDFCIFDLKTGFCPLNSFQWRNVSTIKGTEDCYIPAKCFSIDALCRHFSNMNKALLPLFAVLCGNDHINLPIMDTFLSKVRLPLGATSSKGRRHHRVLGLLNWLSHFANPTEALDNVLKYLPKKDRENVKEILCCSMEEYQQSQVKLQDFFQYGTYACPAALNLDLPEWVLVALAKGQLSPFISDALVLRRTILHTQVENMQQPNAHRISLPIRQIIYGLLLNASPHLENVSWNALPSQPPAFSEVERINKNIKTSIVNAVELPKDYSDLSKLTELSLAKRQILLLETLKVKQTILEPIPSSLKLLVSVSCYWLQHTEAKAKLHHLQALLLGMLMGPLHVIINSPDKEDLREDGARMLYEEFQRVKEQTRPGTRLDLDTAHIFCQWQCCLQMGMYLNQLLSAPLPEPDLTRLYSGSLVHGLCRQLLTSTSVESLLSMCPEAKQLYEHLFNATRSYASAELFLPKGKSNSKKKRQKKQGTSWSKNRVGTTSDTKCWYEGSNRFGLLTVENLEEHIELSELE